A single Campylobacter concisus DNA region contains:
- a CDS encoding RNA polymerase factor sigma-54, producing MLRQKQTLAPKIKLNQTLRSWLPILQSGLDELKETLEPFIKENPFATIEHKNLEKSEKKRNFFEQVSKNSVSESIEALSIYKESLYEKLISQINPPLFPTQKSQDIAYKIIECLDDEGYFSYDDEIFAGFCESEVERVRARFAYLEPCGVGAKDVKESFLFQLSEAEASEEIIECAKKIILNFENIEKLRKLKFYDDALKIIKKFKNPPAIEYLEEASQKVPDIFVLSTSSGISVQINDDYYPEISIDTEGLDEKEVFVSSRIKEASELIDALEMRKSTLYKIGLMIVEYQYDYFLGGDIKPMKLKDLADELGRNPSTISRAIANKYLSCARGTIALKNFFATGFDEETSNAAIKEFLLELIKGEDHKKPLSDLKIQELIQAKFNIQIVRRTITKYRKILNIGSSSQRKRVYQING from the coding sequence ATGCTAAGGCAAAAGCAAACTTTAGCGCCAAAGATCAAACTAAACCAAACGCTAAGAAGCTGGCTTCCCATCCTTCAAAGCGGGCTTGATGAGCTAAAAGAGACGCTTGAACCTTTTATAAAAGAAAACCCTTTTGCTACGATTGAACATAAAAATTTAGAAAAAAGCGAAAAAAAGCGAAATTTTTTCGAGCAGGTTAGCAAAAACTCGGTTAGCGAAAGCATAGAGGCTTTAAGTATATATAAAGAAAGTCTCTACGAAAAGCTTATTAGCCAGATAAATCCACCACTTTTTCCCACGCAAAAGTCCCAAGATATCGCATATAAGATCATCGAGTGTTTAGATGACGAGGGCTATTTTTCCTATGATGATGAAATTTTTGCAGGCTTTTGCGAGAGCGAAGTGGAGCGGGTTAGGGCGAGATTTGCCTACCTTGAGCCATGTGGCGTGGGCGCAAAGGATGTGAAAGAGAGCTTTTTATTTCAGCTAAGCGAGGCAGAGGCAAGTGAAGAGATCATAGAGTGCGCGAAAAAGATCATCTTAAATTTTGAAAATATAGAAAAACTTAGAAAGCTTAAATTCTATGACGACGCGCTAAAGATCATAAAGAAATTTAAAAATCCCCCAGCCATTGAGTATCTAGAAGAGGCGAGCCAAAAGGTGCCTGATATCTTCGTGCTAAGCACAAGTAGTGGCATTAGTGTGCAAATAAATGACGACTATTATCCTGAAATTTCTATCGACACCGAGGGGCTAGATGAGAAAGAGGTCTTTGTAAGCTCGCGCATAAAAGAGGCAAGCGAGCTCATAGACGCCCTTGAGATGAGAAAATCAACGCTTTATAAGATAGGGCTCATGATAGTTGAGTATCAGTACGACTACTTTTTGGGCGGTGATATAAAGCCTATGAAGCTAAAAGACCTAGCAGACGAGCTTGGACGCAATCCGTCAACCATCTCAAGGGCAATCGCAAATAAGTATCTAAGCTGTGCAAGGGGCACTATTGCACTTAAAAATTTCTTTGCAACTGGCTTTGACGAGGAGACTTCAAATGCTGCGATAAAAGAATTTTTACTAGAGCTCATTAAAGGCGAGGACCACAAAAAGCCACTTTCTGATCTAAAAATTCAAGAGCTCATTCAAGCTAAATTTAACATCCAAATCGTTCGCCGAACCATCACAAAATACCGCAAAATTCTAAACATCGGTAGCTCAAGCCAGCGAAAAAGAGTCTATCAGATAAACGGCTAA
- a CDS encoding adenylosuccinate lyase: MKVTQTLESLSILTDNDALFRELRDMISRNFSKILSNKNKVISFYEESEIPQRKCFLKFIKKIYEKQSDDKLDIRFANYKTIKLGFVQKNTLTLVISLNVNFVKNEVKFELKDALCRDFASYISESLVKSNVTFSKNDDFLNITISNDNDINTLNKLLYKRSYPKFSVNFIYDEKDYKAFKQGIKIKSSSKFVSRFSVLANLLEENFGILGCKKDDDFETIRQSYLSLVNIYHPDRHANKNPLIQEEYAKKFKNIQSAYESLKPYFKNQENFVMVG; encoded by the coding sequence ATGAAAGTTACGCAAACATTAGAATCTCTAAGCATTTTAACTGATAATGACGCTTTGTTTCGTGAGCTTAGAGATATGATAAGCAGAAATTTTTCAAAAATTTTATCTAATAAAAATAAGGTTATTTCATTTTATGAAGAGAGCGAGATCCCGCAACGCAAGTGCTTTTTAAAATTTATAAAAAAAATTTATGAAAAGCAAAGTGATGATAAGCTTGATATTCGTTTTGCAAACTATAAAACCATAAAACTTGGCTTTGTTCAAAAAAATACCCTAACTCTAGTCATTAGCCTAAACGTAAATTTTGTAAAAAATGAAGTCAAATTTGAACTAAAAGATGCACTTTGCAGAGATTTTGCTAGCTACATCAGCGAGAGTCTAGTAAAAAGTAATGTTACTTTTAGCAAAAATGATGACTTTTTAAACATCACTATCTCAAACGACAACGACATAAACACATTAAATAAACTACTCTACAAAAGAAGCTATCCAAAATTTAGCGTAAATTTTATCTATGATGAAAAAGACTACAAAGCCTTTAAACAAGGCATAAAAATAAAAAGCTCATCTAAATTTGTAAGTAGATTTTCTGTGCTTGCAAATTTGCTTGAGGAAAATTTTGGGATTTTAGGTTGCAAAAAAGATGATGACTTTGAAACTATCAGGCAGAGCTATCTTTCACTCGTAAATATCTATCACCCAGATAGGCACGCCAACAAAAATCCTCTCATACAAGAAGAATATGCAAAGAAATTTAAAAATATTCAATCTGCTTATGAGAGCCTAAAACCATACTTTAAAAATCAAGAAAATTTTGTGATGGTTGGCTAG
- a CDS encoding imidazole glycerol phosphate synthase: MDFQNIQKQISVLKESLTALEQNSEHEIGLAVGVVEFNKNADELKKKLTNLKGESDFFKSVFNTEDYYENISTYLEQIKRSLNYKIEKNGVSFKANENLQESYVAILNIIEILVAEYQIQNKNKAKNLFSRTTDTTQIKSILAELNTLQERIHNVLHIHSRIVSNVILQNFKIIYTFFYNCIKAAKQRKDELLLVEIAGITDKIITMTKPVFSAKILNTNELIYHYLIFELKELKACAIGEELV, translated from the coding sequence ATGGATTTTCAAAATATTCAAAAACAAATTTCGGTACTAAAAGAAAGTTTGACAGCATTAGAACAAAATAGTGAACACGAGATCGGCTTGGCAGTTGGGGTTGTTGAGTTTAATAAAAATGCTGATGAACTTAAAAAAAAGCTTACAAATTTAAAAGGTGAAAGCGATTTTTTTAAAAGTGTCTTCAATACAGAGGACTATTATGAAAACATTAGTACTTATTTGGAGCAGATAAAGAGAAGCTTAAATTATAAAATTGAGAAAAACGGTGTGAGCTTTAAGGCAAATGAAAATTTGCAAGAAAGCTATGTTGCCATTTTAAATATAATAGAAATTTTAGTAGCAGAGTATCAAATACAAAACAAAAATAAAGCGAAAAATCTCTTTTCTAGGACAACAGACACTACTCAAATAAAATCAATACTTGCGGAGCTAAATACTCTACAAGAGCGTATACATAATGTTTTGCATATTCATTCTAGGATAGTTTCAAATGTTATTTTGCAAAATTTTAAGATAATTTATACGTTCTTTTATAATTGTATTAAGGCTGCAAAGCAACGCAAAGATGAACTTTTACTGGTGGAGATCGCGGGTATAACTGATAAGATAATAACTATGACAAAACCAGTCTTTAGTGCAAAAATTTTAAATACAAATGAGCTTATTTATCACTACTTGATCTTTGAGCTAAAAGAACTAAAAGCTTGTGCGATAGGCGAGGAACTAGTTTAA